From Penaeus monodon isolate SGIC_2016 chromosome 42, NSTDA_Pmon_1, whole genome shotgun sequence, one genomic window encodes:
- the LOC119599363 gene encoding ATP-dependent RNA helicase DHX8-like, producing MEDVFRLERLSLVSKICVELENHLGINDKDVAEFIIALAEKSKRLDKFKKELEENGGDQFADSFVESLWRLIQHMMPSLTAGPVPEKIKEEPGKPKTEKDWKREMLPFLALPNDPKVLNMLDDELKPKVKEEPQAEHRLKNGSNKEKEKKKKKKKDKDREREKEDKQDRKVKPDPSLEVDDLMAFLESHAPSKQNTKARSKSRSRSRSRSRSRSRSREKKRKSRERERRRSRSRSRDRERERDRDRDRDRDRDRDRERDRRRSRSQERYRGRRERSRSRDRHRDRKERDRRERSRSRGRDRHSRRSRSRSRDRDREQERGRGSNRDAFINRPPDENPVVGKVYEGKVTNILNFGCFVQLEGLRRRLEGLVHISQLRREGRVTNVSDVVVKGQKVKVKVLSFTGQKTSLSMKDVDQDTGEDLNPNVAPMGGNSQDEDAMRNPDRPMSLMELTKGTDEEDLATYKRVNRISSPERWELKQMMAANCISKSEFPDFDEEQGVMGGEDDDEEDVEIELVEEEPAFLRGYGRVREELSPVRIMKNPDGSLAQAAMMQSALAKERREVKMAQRESEMDSQPSNLGQNWNDPLPETQRIDPAMSRGMPTQQQEVPEWKRHITGGTRGSYGKKTNMSLLEQRQSLPIYKLRDQLIKAVHDNQILIVVGETGSGKTTQITQYLAEVGFTAKGKIGCTQPRRVAAMSVAKRVSEEFGCRLGQEVGYTIRFEDCTSSETVIKYMTDGMLLRECLIDPDMSTYACIMLDEAHERTIHTDVLFGLLKQAVAKRPELKLIVTSATLDAVKFSEYFNQAPIFTIPGRTFPVEILYTREPETDYLDAALITVMQIHLAEPPGDILVFLTGQEEIDTACELLYERMKALGSDVPELIILPVYSALPSEMQTRIFEPAPPGSRKVVIATNIAETSLTIDGVYYVVDPGFVKQKVYNPKTGMDSLMVTPVSQAGAKQRAGRAGRTGPGKTYRLYTERAYRDEMLPTSVPDIQRTNLAATVLQLKAMGINDLLGFDFMDPPPTDAMVMALETLHSLSALDDEGLLTRLGRRMAEFPLDPNLSKMLIMSVHLQCSDEILTIVSMLSVQNVFYRPKEKQALADQKKAKFNQAEGDHLTLLAVYNSWKNNKFSNAWCYENFVQMRTLKRAQDVRKQLLGIMDRHKLDVVSCGKNVARAQKAICSGFFRNAAKKDPQEGYRTLVDSQVV from the exons ATGGAAGATGTTTTCAGACTCGAGAGGCTTTCTTTGGTCTCCAAGATCTGCGTGGAGTTGGAGAACCACTTAGGAATCAACGATAAAGATGTTG CGGAGTTCATCATTGCCCTGGCAGAGAAGAGCAAACGCCTGGACAAGTTCAAAAAGGAGCttgaggaaaatggaggagaccAGTTTGCT GATTCATTTGTAGAGAGTTTGTGGAGGTTGATCCAGCACATGATGCCATCCCTCACAGCCGGTCCTGTGCcagaaaagataaaggaagagccAGGGAAGCCAAAGACTGAGAAGGACTGGAAACGTGAAATGCTGCCCTTCTTGGCCTTGCCCAACGATCCCAAAGTACTCAACATGCTGGATGATGAGCTTAAGCCTAAGGTGAAGGAGGAGCCCCAGGCAGAACACCGTCTCAAGAATGGCAgtaacaaggagaaagagaagaagaaaaagaagaagaaagacaaagaccgTGAACGGGAGAAGGAGGACAAGCAAGACAGGAAGGTGAAGCCTGACCCATCGCTGGAGGTGGATGACCTGATGGCCTTTCTAGAGTCGCATGCTCCCTCCAAGCAGAACACCAAGGCCAGAAGCAAGAGCAGAAGCAGGAGTAGGAGCAGAAGCAGGAGTAGGAGCAGGagcagggaaaagaagaggaaatcaagggagagggagaggaggaggagcagaagccgcagcagggacagagagagggaaagggacagggacagggacagggacagggacagggacagggacagggaaagagacaggagaaggTCGAGGAGCCAGGAAAGgtacagagggaggagggagcggagcCGCAGCCGAGACAGGCACAGGGATAGGAAGGAAAgggacaggagggagaggagcaggagcagggggagagacagacactcgagaagaagcagaagccgcagcagagacagagaccgagaacaggaaagaggaagaggaagcaatcGTGATGCCTTCATCAACAGGCCGCCTGACGAGAACCCTGTTGTTGGGAAG GTTTATGAAGGTAAAGTTACCAACATCCTCAACTTTGGGTGCTTTGTGCAGCTGGAAGGACTGCGAAGGAGACTGGAAGGTCTGGTCCACATTTCACAGCTGCGCAGAGAAGGGCGTGTGACAAATGTGTCAGATGTGGTAGTGAAGGGGCAGAAAGTGAAG GTGAAGGTCCTGTCTTTCACGGGCCAGAAGACGTCACTGTCCATGAAGGATGTTGACCAGGACACGGGTGAGGACCTCAACCCCAATGTTGCACCAATGGGAGGAAATAGCCAGGATGAGGATGCCATGAGGAACCCAGACAGACCCATGTCACTCATGGAGCTGACCAAAG GCACAGATGAGGAAGACTTGGCTACGTACAAGCGTGTGAATCGCATCTCGTCTCCAGAGCGGTGGGAGCTGAAGCAGATGATGGCAGCAAACTGCATCAGCAAATCTGAATTCCCAGACTTTGATGAGGAGCAGGGTGTGATGGGTGGAGAGGATGATGACGAAGAGGATGTGGAGATTgagttggtggaggaggagcCAGCCTTCTTGCGTGGCTATGGGAGGGTTCGAGAGGAGCTGAGTCCTGTGAGGATCATGAAGAACCCTGATGGGTCTCTTGCACAAGCTGCCATGATGCAGAGTGCCCTGGCTAAAGAGCGGCGTGAGGTGAAGATGGCTCAGAGGGAGAGCGAGATGGACTCACAGCCTTCCAACCTTGGCCAGAACTGGAATGACCCTCTGCCTGAAACCCAGAGGATAGATCCGGCCATGTCACGTGGCATGCCCACACAGCAGCAAGAGGTTCCAGAGTGGAAAAGACATATCACAG GTGGTACAAGAGGATCATACGGTAAAAAGACAAACATGTCCCTTCTGGAACAACGACAAAGCCTCCCAATCTACAAGCTCCGTGACCAGCTGATCAAGGCTGTTCATGATAACCAGATTCTCATTGTTGTTGGGGAAACAGGGTCAGGGAAGACGACCCAGATTACTCAGTATTTGGCAGAAGTGGGTTTCACAGCCAAGGGTAAGATTGGTTGCACACAACCAAGGAGAGTGGCAGCAATGTCTGTGGCCAAAAGGGTGTCAGAGGAGTTTGGTTGTCGCCTTGGCCAGGAGGTTGGCTACACTATCCGATTTGAAGATTGCACCAGTTCAGAGACTGTTATCAAGTACATGACAGATGGTATGTTACTGAGAGAGTGCCTCATTGATCCAGATATGTCCACATATGCATGCATTATGTTGGATGAGGCTCACGAGAGGACAATACACACTGATGTGTTGTTTGGTCTCCTGAAGCAGGCTGTTGCCAAAAGGCCTGAGCTAAAGCTGATTGTGACATCAGCCACCCTAGATGCAGTGAAATTCTCTGAGTACTTTAACCAGGCTCCAATCTTCACCATCCCTGGCCGCACCTTCCCTGTTGAGATTCTTTACACCCGAGAGCCTGAGACTGACTACCTGGACGCAGCACTAATCACTGTGATGCAGATCCACCTGGCAGAGCCTCCAGGGGACATCCTTGTGTTCCTTACAGGTCAAGAGGAGATTGACACAGCATGCGAGTTGCTGTATGAGCGCATGAAAGCCCTGGGTAGTGATGTACCTGAGCTGATCATCCTCCCTGTGTACTCAGCCCTTCCATCCGAGATGCAGACAAGGATCTTTGAGCCTGCCCCCCCTGGCTCCAGGAAAGTTGTCATTGCCACCAACATTGCTGAGACCTCGCTGACCATTGATGGTGTCTACTATGTTGTTGATCCAG GATTTGTGAAGCAGAAAGTTTACAACCCCAAGACAGGCATGGACTCCCTGATGGTGACACCTGTCTCTCAAGCTGGAGCCAAGCAGAGGGCAGGACGTGCTGGTCGCACAGGCCCTGGCAAGACCTACAGACTCTACACTGAGAGAGCATACAG AGATGAGATGTTGCCGACAAGTGTGCCAGACATTCAGCGGACAAATTTGGCAGCCACTGTGCTTCAGCTTAAAGCTATGGGGATTAACGATCTCTTGGGCTTTGACTTCATGGACCCGCCCCCCACAGATGCTATGGTCATGGCACTGGAAACCTTGCATTCACTAAG TGCACTGGATGATGAGGGTCTGCTGACAAGGCTGGGGCGCAGGATGGCTGAGTTCCCCCTTGACCCAAACCTTTCCAAGATGCTCATCATGTCAGTTCACCTGCAGTGTTCTGATGAAATCCTGACCATTGTCTCCATGCTGTCTGTGCAGAATGTGTTCTACAG acCCAAGGAGAAGCAGGCTCTGGCAGACCAGAAGAAGGCCAAGTTCAACCAGGCAGAGGGCGACCACCTCACCCTCCTTGCCGTCTACAACTCGTGGAAGAACAACAAGTTCTCAAACGCCTGGTGCTATGAGAACTTTGTCCAGATGCGCACACTGAAGAGGGCACAGGATGTGAGGAAGCAGCTCTTGGGCATCATGGACAG GCACAAGCTGGACGTGGTCTCTTGTGGCAAGAATGTGGCCAGAGCCCAGAAGGCCATCTGCTCCGGATTCTTCCGTAATGCGGCCAAGAAGGACCCGCAGGAGGGCTACCGAACCCTAGTCGACTCACAGGTGGTCTAA